A genomic segment from Melanotaenia boesemani isolate fMelBoe1 chromosome 9, fMelBoe1.pri, whole genome shotgun sequence encodes:
- the b3gnt2l gene encoding N-acetyllactosaminide beta-1,3-N-acetylglucosaminyltransferase 2, with protein MRCIKSISVIVFLTSIFLIILYSTLHLELSHSVRASLQDLQNEPDLNNAAKNSFKEESLNSPLPDVNTVTVSQGMVNFDFHDFSVSQGFREIIPQNGGYWNRLLFSALRSLDNRKNPLINKLPWLGCRQENQQLLQINVHDFNSYPDLFQSFLQGMNCMSPPVLINQPNKCIPKDKNGDKQTFLLFAIKSTPRNFERRQAVRETWGREGEYQNGLRVRTVFLLGSTSMDDPDLSALLSYEAKHFGDLLQWDFHDSFFNLTLKMSVFMKWTLKNCPQVSFIFSGDDDVFVNTPLLLTYLQSLEASKASQLYVGQIISSASPHRDSRNKYYIPQSFYDGPYPAYAGGGGFVFSGALMQPLFLASHVIPFYPIDDVYMGMLFRALEVSAEAHTGFQTFDVKQQDRANVCVHKGHILVHQRFPQEIKKIWNAINSPMLTC; from the coding sequence ATGCGTTGCATTAAGAGCATAAGTGTGATAGTGTTTTTGACTTCTATCTTTCTTATCATCCTCTACTCGACCCTGCACCTGGAGTTGTCCCACTCTGTCAGGGCTTCACTGCAGGACCTCCAGAATGAACCTGACCTGAACAATGCTGCAAAAAATTCCTTCAAGGAGGAGAGCCTCAACAGTCCTCTCCCAGATGTCAACACTGTCACAGTTTCTCAGGGCATGGTGAACTTTGATTTCCATGATTTCTCAGTTTCTCAGGGCTTTAGAGAGATCATCCCTCAGAATGGAGGGTACTGGAACCGACTGCTGTTTTCAGCCTTGAGAAGTTTGGACAACAGAAAAAATCCTTTAATAAACAAGCTTCCTTGGCTTGGCTGCAGGCAGGAGAATCAACAGCTTCTACAAATCAATGTTCATGACTTTAACTCTTACCCTGATTTGTTTCAGTCTTTTCTGCAAGGCATGAACTGCATGTCCCCTCCGGTTCTGATCAATCAACCCAACAAGTGCATCCCCAAAGACAAAAACGGGGACAAACAGACCTTCCTGCTTTTTGCCATCAAGTCAACACCAAGAAACTTTGAGAGGAGACAAGCAGTGAGGGAGACGTGGGGTAGAGAAGGGGAGTATCAGAATGGGCTAAGAGTGCGCACTGTGTTCCTACTTGGTAGCACCTCAATGGACGACCCCGACCTCAGCGCACTGCTGTCGTATGAAGCAAAACACTTTGGAGACCTGCTGCAGTGGGACTTCCACGACTCCTTCTTTAACCTGACCCTCAAAATGAGCGTATTTATGAAGTGGACACTGAAAAATTGCCCTCAGGTCTCCTTCATCTTCAGTGGGGATGATGATGTTTTTGTCAACACACCTTTATTGCTCACTTACCTGCAGTCTCTGGAGGCTTCAAAAGCATCTCAGCTGTATGTTGGACAAATAATTAGCTCAGCAAGCCCCCACAGAGACTCTAGAAACAAATACTACATTCCTCAGAGCTTCTACGATGGACCATACCCCGCATACGCTGGTGGAGGTGGTTTTGTTTTCTCAGGAGCTTTGATGCAGCCCCTATTTTTAGCTTCTCATGTCATTCCTTTCTACCCTATCGATGATGTTTACATGGGTATGCTATTTAGGGCTTTAGAGGTTTCTGCTGAGGCCCACACAGGATTTCAGACGTTTGATGTCAAACAGCAAGATCGTGCAAATGTTTGTGTCCATAAAGGCCATATTCTGGTTCATCAGCGTTTCCCACAGGAGATAAAGAAGATATGGAACGCCATCAACAGTCCCATGCTGACTTGTTGA